In Helianthus annuus cultivar XRQ/B chromosome 8, HanXRQr2.0-SUNRISE, whole genome shotgun sequence, a single genomic region encodes these proteins:
- the LOC110872526 gene encoding G-type lectin S-receptor-like serine/threonine-protein kinase At4g27290 isoform X1, giving the protein MLLPYTTFFFLVLTTCRSSDTIAVHQNISDGQTIVSENAKFELGFFSPGNSKNRYLGIWFKNTPSQTVAWVANRETPLIDTSGAIKLDNQGNLSLVNGSGIVIWSSNSSASGTNTNLIAQLLDSGNLVIKTGYKSNNESLIWQSFDYPGDTYLTGMKLGKNFITGRETFLTSWKSEDDPSPGEYTLRFLMVKGKYQQFYIRRSSAIETRIGPYNGISFSGRPLITPDAINPVYVSYIVVNQNEMYFTALSSNDTTTVSSRTVVTPGGKLEIFQQKFANQDWIKSITLPVDYCDNYRVCGPYGSCNAATTPYCGCLKGFERNTSDDTSVCRQSIALDCGPGEGFEKLSSMKLPDTENAVFSGNMSLQDCEVACKNNCSCTAYANPNITPGGIGCLLWFGGLTDVRVYSQNGQDLYVRLAASELKFQRKKRAVMVVTLSISAVLTLLGLVLALYIRRKWKKRSDAESSSQMGSADVTLFSLSNISRATNDFAVDNKLGEGGFGPVYKGVLEGQEIAVKRLSKSSQQGLDEFKNEVICIAKLQHRNLVKLLGYCIQGNEKMLIYEYMPNKSLDSLLFDESRKLFLDWPQRFQIIHGIARGLLYLHQDSRLKVVHRDLKAGNILLDHQMCPKISDFGLARMFKEDENEANTKRVVGTLGYISPEYAVNGIYSVKSDIFSFGVLVLEIVSGKKNREFVHEDNEDNLLGHAWRLYKEGRCLDLIDECLCPSYSACEVLRSVHVGLLCVQQRVEDRPNTPTMVAMLGGEGSLPSPKKPAFFFQETEVNSTSIHPLPSSVNGVTLSQVDGR; this is encoded by the exons ATGTTACTCCCTTATACAACCTTCTTCTTTCTAGTGCTAACAACTTGTAGATCATCAGACACCATAGCTGTGCATCAAAACATCTCTGATGGTCAGACCATTGTTTCAGAAAACGCAAAATTTGAGCTTGGTTTCTTTAGCCCAGGCAACTCCAAAAATCGATACCTGGGGATATGGTTTAAGAACACGCCTTCGCAAACAGTTGCATGGGTTGCAAATCGCGAAACTCCACTTATAGACACTTCAGGTGCTATCAAACTAGACAACCAAGGGAACTTGTCACTTGTTAATGGTAGCGGCATAGTCATATGGTCATCCAACTCCTCCGCATCTGGCACAAATACCAATCTCATAGCACAACTCTTGGATTCGGGCAATCTGGTAATTAAGACTGGATATAAATCCAACAATGAAAGTCTTATTTGGCAGAGTTTTGATTACCCTGGGGATACCTACTTAACAGGAATGAAGTTGGGCAAGAACTTCATAACTGGAAGAGAAACATTTCTGACATCGTGGAAGAGTGAAGATGATCCTTCGCCAGGAGAGTATACGTTAAGGTTTTTAATGGTTAAGGGTAAATATCAACAATTCTATATTAGGAGAAGCTCTGCTATTGAAACAAGGATCGGGCCATATAATGGCATATCATTTTCTGGCCGGCCACTAATTACACCCGACGCTATTAATCCAGTATATGTGAGTTATATAGTTGTGAACCAGAACGAGATGTATTTCACTGCTTTATCTAGTAATGATACAACCACAGTCTCGTCAAGAACGGTAGTAACTCCTGGTGGTAAACTTGAGATCTTCCAGCAAAAATTTGCAAACCAAGATTGGATCAAGAGTATCACCTTACCAGTGGATTATTGTGACAACTACAGAGTATGTGGCCCATATGGGAGCTGTAATGCTGCCACGACTCCTTATTGTGGATGCTTAAAAGGATTTGAACGAAACACCTCAGATGATACAAGTGTTTGTCGACAGAGCATAGCCTTAGATTGTGGGCCTGGAGAGGGATTTGAAAAGCTTTCAAGCATGAAATTGCCGGATACGGAGAATGCTGTCTTCAGTGGCAACATGAGCCTGCAAGATTGTGAGGTAGCTTGCAAGAATAATTGTTCGTGCACCGCCTATGCAAATCCAAACATCACTCCAGGTGGGATTGGGTGCTTGCTATGGTTTGGAGGTTTGACTGATGTTCGAGTGTACTCACAAAACGGGCAAGATTTATATGTTAGACTTGCAGCCTCAGAATTGAA GTTCCAAAGAAAGAAACGAGCAGTTATGGTAGTTACTTTGTCAATATCAGCTGTGTTGACTTTGTTGGGCCTTGTATTGGCACTCTACATTAGAAGAAAATGGAAGAAGAGATCAGATGCAGAGAGCAGCAGCCAGATGGGAAGTGCAGACGTTACTTTGTTTAGCTTATCTAACATTTCTAGGGCTACCAATGACTTTGCGGTCGACAACAAGCTGGGGGAAGGTGGATTTGGACCAGTGTACAAG GGCGTGTTGGAAGGACAAGAGATTGCTGTGAAGCGGCTATCAAAGTCCTCTCAACAGGGGCTTGATGAATTTAAGAATGAAGTCATATGCATTGCTAAACTTCAGCATCGGAATCTTGTGAAGCTCTTAGGATATTGCATTCAAGGCAATGAGAAAATGTTAATTTATGAATACATGCCTAACAAAAGCTTAGACAGTTTGTTATTTG ATGAATCAAGGAAGTTGTTTCTTGATTGGCCACAACGCTTCCAGATAATTCATGGGATTGCTCGAGGTCTTCTTTATCTTCATCAAGATTCCCGGCTTAAAGTTGTACATAGGGACTTAAAAGCAGGGAACATTTTACTTGATCATCAGATGTGTCCAAAGATATCGGACTTCGGTTTGGCAAGAATGTTTAAAGAAGATGAGAATGAAGCAAATACTAAGAGAGTTGTGGGAACTTT GGGCTATATATCTCCAGAGTATGCAGTGAACGGAATTTACTCAGTGAAGTCAGATATTTTCAGCTTCGGGGTTTTAGTACTAGAAATTGTGAGCGGGAAGAAAAATAGAGAATTTGTTCATGAAGACAATGAGGATAACCTTCTTGGACAT GCATGGAGACTTTACAAAGAAGGAAGGTGTCTTGATCTTATTGATGAATGTTTATGCCCGTCATATTCTGCTTGTGAAGTGTTGCGATCTGTACATGTTGGCCTATTATGTGTGCAACAACGAGTGGAAGATAGACCGAACACGCCGACTATGGTTGCGATGTTGGGTGGTGAAGGCTCGCTTCCTTCTCCCAAAAAACCTGCTTTTTTCTTTCAAGAAACTGAAGTTAACTCCACCTCAATCCATCCTTTACCGTCTTCAGTTAATGGAGTAACATTAAGTCAAGTAGATGGTAGATGA
- the LOC110872526 gene encoding G-type lectin S-receptor-like serine/threonine-protein kinase At4g27290 isoform X2 produces the protein MLLPYTTFFFLVLTTCRSSDTIAVHQNISDGQTIVSENAKFELGFFSPGNSKNRYLGIWFKNTPSQTVAWVANRETPLIDTSGAIKLDNQGNLSLVNGSGIVIWSSNSSASGTNTNLIAQLLDSGNLVIKTGYKSNNESLIWQSFDYPGDTYLTGMKLGKNFITGRETFLTSWKSEDDPSPGEYTLRFLMVKGKYQQFYIRRSSAIETRIGPYNGISFSGRPLITPDAINPVYVSYIVVNQNEMYFTALSSNDTTTVSSRTVVTPGGKLEIFQQKFANQDWIKSITLPVDYCDNYRVCGPYGSCNAATTPYCGCLKGFERNTSDDTSVCRQSIALDCGPGEGFEKLSSMKLPDTENAVFSGNMSLQDCEVACKNNCSCTAYANPNITPGGIGCLLWFGGLTDVRVYSQNGQDLYVRLAASELKFQRKKRAVMVVTLSISAVLTLLGLVLALYIRRKWKKRSDAESSSQMGSADVTLFSLSNISRATNDFAVDNKLGEGGFGPVYKGVLEGQEIAVKRLSKSSQQGLDEFKNEVICIAKLQHRNLVKLLGYCIQGNEKMLIYEYMPNKSLDSLLFDESRKLFLDWPQRFQIIHGIARGLLYLHQDSRLKVVHRDLKAGNILLDHQMCPKISDFGLARMFKEDENEANTKRVVGTLVCSERNLLSEVRYFQLRGFSTRNCEREEK, from the exons ATGTTACTCCCTTATACAACCTTCTTCTTTCTAGTGCTAACAACTTGTAGATCATCAGACACCATAGCTGTGCATCAAAACATCTCTGATGGTCAGACCATTGTTTCAGAAAACGCAAAATTTGAGCTTGGTTTCTTTAGCCCAGGCAACTCCAAAAATCGATACCTGGGGATATGGTTTAAGAACACGCCTTCGCAAACAGTTGCATGGGTTGCAAATCGCGAAACTCCACTTATAGACACTTCAGGTGCTATCAAACTAGACAACCAAGGGAACTTGTCACTTGTTAATGGTAGCGGCATAGTCATATGGTCATCCAACTCCTCCGCATCTGGCACAAATACCAATCTCATAGCACAACTCTTGGATTCGGGCAATCTGGTAATTAAGACTGGATATAAATCCAACAATGAAAGTCTTATTTGGCAGAGTTTTGATTACCCTGGGGATACCTACTTAACAGGAATGAAGTTGGGCAAGAACTTCATAACTGGAAGAGAAACATTTCTGACATCGTGGAAGAGTGAAGATGATCCTTCGCCAGGAGAGTATACGTTAAGGTTTTTAATGGTTAAGGGTAAATATCAACAATTCTATATTAGGAGAAGCTCTGCTATTGAAACAAGGATCGGGCCATATAATGGCATATCATTTTCTGGCCGGCCACTAATTACACCCGACGCTATTAATCCAGTATATGTGAGTTATATAGTTGTGAACCAGAACGAGATGTATTTCACTGCTTTATCTAGTAATGATACAACCACAGTCTCGTCAAGAACGGTAGTAACTCCTGGTGGTAAACTTGAGATCTTCCAGCAAAAATTTGCAAACCAAGATTGGATCAAGAGTATCACCTTACCAGTGGATTATTGTGACAACTACAGAGTATGTGGCCCATATGGGAGCTGTAATGCTGCCACGACTCCTTATTGTGGATGCTTAAAAGGATTTGAACGAAACACCTCAGATGATACAAGTGTTTGTCGACAGAGCATAGCCTTAGATTGTGGGCCTGGAGAGGGATTTGAAAAGCTTTCAAGCATGAAATTGCCGGATACGGAGAATGCTGTCTTCAGTGGCAACATGAGCCTGCAAGATTGTGAGGTAGCTTGCAAGAATAATTGTTCGTGCACCGCCTATGCAAATCCAAACATCACTCCAGGTGGGATTGGGTGCTTGCTATGGTTTGGAGGTTTGACTGATGTTCGAGTGTACTCACAAAACGGGCAAGATTTATATGTTAGACTTGCAGCCTCAGAATTGAA GTTCCAAAGAAAGAAACGAGCAGTTATGGTAGTTACTTTGTCAATATCAGCTGTGTTGACTTTGTTGGGCCTTGTATTGGCACTCTACATTAGAAGAAAATGGAAGAAGAGATCAGATGCAGAGAGCAGCAGCCAGATGGGAAGTGCAGACGTTACTTTGTTTAGCTTATCTAACATTTCTAGGGCTACCAATGACTTTGCGGTCGACAACAAGCTGGGGGAAGGTGGATTTGGACCAGTGTACAAG GGCGTGTTGGAAGGACAAGAGATTGCTGTGAAGCGGCTATCAAAGTCCTCTCAACAGGGGCTTGATGAATTTAAGAATGAAGTCATATGCATTGCTAAACTTCAGCATCGGAATCTTGTGAAGCTCTTAGGATATTGCATTCAAGGCAATGAGAAAATGTTAATTTATGAATACATGCCTAACAAAAGCTTAGACAGTTTGTTATTTG ATGAATCAAGGAAGTTGTTTCTTGATTGGCCACAACGCTTCCAGATAATTCATGGGATTGCTCGAGGTCTTCTTTATCTTCATCAAGATTCCCGGCTTAAAGTTGTACATAGGGACTTAAAAGCAGGGAACATTTTACTTGATCATCAGATGTGTCCAAAGATATCGGACTTCGGTTTGGCAAGAATGTTTAAAGAAGATGAGAATGAAGCAAATACTAAGAGAGTTGTGGGAACTTT AGTATGCAGTGAACGGAATTTACTCAGTGAAGTCAGATATTTTCAGCTTCGGGGTTTTAGTACTAGAAATTGTGAGCGGGAAGAAAAATAG